The Papio anubis isolate 15944 chromosome 2, Panubis1.0, whole genome shotgun sequence region GACAAATGCGGTCCTGGCATTGTAGGCGTGTTTGTAAAGCTCTGGAGACCATCATCCCCTCCCTGAATGTTACGTGTGCACTGATTGTGGCATTCACCCAAAAgagaagggcttttttttttttttcttttctccatcgAATCTACTGGGAAGAGCATGCCCAGGAGCAAGTCACACCACCTGAGGGTATGATGTGGTCATCATGTTCCCCAAGTGATCCAGCAGACCCGCACtggccactgttctccagccagCCTCTGCTGCAGCTTGTTCTCTAAATGTTCTGGCCTTGTCTCTTGAAAGTTCTGTACTTACCTTTTTTTTCGCCCTTACCTTGGTTTTATCCCTGCTTATTGAACCTTGAGTCCCCTGTCTTGGTTAACTGACTCACCCTGACTATGTGGTGCTCGCCCACTTGTACAATGAATGGCAAACTGTTTTTGTTCGGCGTCCCCTTGCTGGCAACACTATGTACCTTCCTCCCCTCAGTTCTTCTCTGCTGCCAATGGACATCAGCCACATTTGAACCAAATCAAATATAATATGTCTgacattgatttcatttttgcTCAATCTGTAGACtcccagaaaaaagaaataaaaaaatgagaacaaagagaatttaaatgaacaaacagaCCCTTCTGGAACCCACTGTGACATGAGATGTGTCCACAGTGCAAGGTTTCAGGCACACACTGAAGGAGCATCTGCTGGATAGTCCTCCCCGCCCCCAAGTCCTTACCAACCTGTGCCACTGGTGCTTATTTTTCTTGACTGATTAGGTAGACACTGATTTACGCCTGACTCTTTAATATTTGAGAGCCTAGAGCTTCCAATTAAAATAtgctaaaagtattttttaaatgttacagtGTTCAACCTTATAATCAGATAAACTGTACTActcaaaaaaaggtaaatttaatGAATATAGGAGTGTGTACACCATTTCCTGTTTACCTGATAAAGCCAATGCTTGGCTCTTTTAAACAGTTTCTGAATTCTTGCATTCTCCATGTTTCCGTGTTCCACAGTGTTTGTACAGTTTTGCTACTCATTATTTCCTACAAGCCTTAAGGTCTTGAGTTCATCTGGTCTGCCGATTTCATGGGTCTTAGGGAAACCGTGTTCTCTTTAGACTTTCCATGCCGTGAGGGCCCTGGAAGGACAGCCTCAACAACTTTTCCTTCTGTAGTTTTGTTCCTAGAGGGCAAGGACACAGTCTATTTTGTCATTTCTCCAGGCCTGCCTGGGTGGGGGTAAGAGCTGGGAGACAGATGGACCAGCAACATGGAGTTCCCCTTTGTGTTCTACTTTAAAGCTCTTTGCCAGGAACACTGCATGAACTTTTAGTTTGTATTAGTTAAGCTCCAAGGACCAGTCCATGTTGGGGAAATTGAAGTGAGCATGGGCAGGGTACACAAAACTGCACTTTTCTCACCAGATTCCAAACTGTCCATCCACATTTATGCAGCAGAGAGCCAGAGGTAGTATATTCGAGGAGTGGGTGATGCTGGCAAAAAATGTAGACCTACATAATGTAAAACACACATGCAGAGTCCTATATGGAGGGGTGTTTCAGTCTCAAGTTCTGGATCCACATGCTAGTTCCACTTTGGAGTGTgactttaaaatgttacataataGATTTCTGAACCTCCTTCTTCATTTGTATAATGGGAATATCAGGCTTACCTATCTCAGTAGGTGgctatgagaatcaaatgagagaACGTGTATGGGCTGATACTAGTTGCGTACAATGATATGCTCTTCCTGTAGAATGTTACTCATTGAATCTTGTATCTTTTTAATACAGCGCTAGACTTCTAAGTCGCGGTTGGTTCTTTTTCTACTTGCGCAACAAGTGGAATGTGGCACTGGGTTTCTGACAGTACGCGTGGATTCTTGGAACCAGTTTGGTAAAAGATGGCTCAATCTCTCACTTGTCCATCTGTCCAACAGCATACCCTGTAAAAAGTGTGTGGTGGTTGGTAATGGAGGAGTTTTGAAGAATAAGACATTAGGAGAAAAAATCGACTCCTATGATGTAATAAtaaggtaaatatattttctatttgctaCCCTAGAATTGTTTCCAAAGAATATGGTTTCTTACCTTAATACAGCTGTGTTTTAAAAGGAAGGGGAGATGTTTCCatttgttagtgtattttattgcGCAACCTTCTCTCTTGGTTGTTGGCTAGAGTTAGGCCTAGATTTCAGGCTACTcgtttagcaaatatttgttaagtttcCTCAGTATGCCAGCATGCTTCTAGCCACAGGAGAGATAGCAGTGGATAAGAGCAATGTTTGTGCTCCCTGTGGAGGGAAGAAAATgagtaattaaatatataaaaattataaatgccatacataatttaaaaaggatATAATAGAGAATCTTTGAATGGCTCCTTTGTAATGAGTGACCACTTTGAGAAAGAGACATCTAAGCAGGGTCCAAGTGACCACGGAGCAATAGCCATACGAAGATGATGGTAGAGCAGTCCAGGCAGAAAGGATGTTTGCTGCAGGGCCTCAGGAGATGATCCTGAGTTTGAGAGGAGCAGCACAAAAACCCAGTGAGGCTGGAAAGTAGCAGGCATGCGGAGAGTGGTGCAATCGGAAGCTGAAGCGGTGAGCAAAGATCCGGCTGCAGAGGACTTTGTAAGCTAGGATTAGAAACTTGGATTTTAAGTACGACAGGAAGCTTTTTAAGGGTTTTAAGCAAGAGAACAATGCAGTCTGGTCATCTCTTAAATATTCTGGCTGTGGCATGGACAATGGAAGGTGAGGGACAAGGGTGGAAATGAAGAGGCCAATTAGGTTGCTGCATTCGGGTATAATATGATGGTGGCTTGGGGCAGGATTGTCATAGGAGAGGAAGAGATGTGGACTGACTGCAGATGTGTTTTAGACATAGAGTTTTCAGGATTTGTTGTGGTATTAGATGTGAAGAGTAATGAGAATAAAGAAATCAAGGATGCCTCCTACTCTGTTTTCAGCTTAGGAGATTGACTGGAGAGTGGTATCATTAAGTTGGGGAAGACTGGTATAGGAGCAGGTTTAGAGGAAAACCATGATATGAACATGTTAGATTTGAGATGCTTATTAGATTTGCAGTGGGTAAGTTGAGTAGGCAGTTGGATAAACAGGTTAAAATCTTGATGGCGTGTGGCCTATAAACTGTATTTAAACCACGGACTGGGTGAGATTTCTCAAGGAGAGACTGAGAGAAGAGAGTGAGGACTGAGCCTTGGAGAACTCAAAGTATAGAAGTTgagcaaagaaaaaggaatgtgtAAAGGAGATGAAGAGGATCCACCAGTGAGGTAAGAAGAAAATCAGGAGAAAGTGATCACAGAAGCCAAGAGAGCAAAGTGTTTCAGGACAGGAGTGACCAACTGTGTCCCAGTGCTGGTGAGAGGTCATGCAAGATAAGGACAGAGTGGTGACCATTGGACTGGTGACCTGAAGCTCATTGACACTCCTGACAAAAGCAGGCTTTGAGGCATGATGTGACAGGAAGTCCGGCTGGAATAGGTTGAAGAGGGAATGCAGAGAATGCACACCTGAATGTACAGATGAAGATGTAGAGAAACCAATGTAGTCCAAAAACTTCGCTTCAAAGAGGAGTTGAGAAATCAGATGGCAGTTAGAGATGGTTATGCAGTCaggggagatttttttttgctttcttcttttgaaaagattGGAGGCTCTATAGCATATTGGTTAACTGGTGGAAATGAGAAAGAGATCGGTCTGGtaaaagagaggggagggggttCAGAATACAAGTGTGGTTAATGTTTTTTAATGGAAAGGAGAGCCAGAATTGTGGTTACAACTACCAAGAGTCCCTCTGATGTAGTGAGGGGAAAATACGGCCCTttctatctctattttttaagtgaaaggtTGAGATAAGGTCATcatctggggtgtgtgtgtgtgtgtgtgttaggagtAGCTGTGAATAGTTTAAAGAATGACAAAGTTAGCATACTGAGGCAATACATTAGGATGGTTTGGCAGTATTGGGGGTTTTGTGGGCTTACAAGCTGCCTAGGGTTTCTGCATGGTGAAGTCACCTTATTTTCTGTTTACTATCCATTTTGAGGAAGCTGTGATAATTTACCTACAAAACAATTTTAGAGCAATCACAGGTTTCTCTACCCATAATTGTCTAAATCTGATAATTTAGAGCCACAGGAAGCCCTTACAGGAAAATGCCATGGGTACAATATTTTGAAAGTCATCTCAAGTGTTATTAAGTCTGTTCGTCTTATATTATTACATAGAGTCAGTGGCAAAGGGCAAAACAGTATTTATCCTCCTTGGGGACACTGTTTTGgaaacagcatttctttttttatagcatTCCTTCATAATGTGTACATAAATAGTGCATGTCCAACCTTGGCTTTCAGCATACACAAACTCAACAGTAGATCCTTTGTGGTTCTTTAGTTTACTCTAGCAATAGACATTCATTTGGTTGTGCTTGAATATAATATAGCAAATTTATATTGTTAACTTTATTTCAGAGTACAACAATTTTGATGGGTCTTTAAACCAACTGAAATGTGATTCTTCTTACCTGTTAGTCACACACATCCATGTGCTATATGACTGTGTGGCTTTGAGCAAGTAATTTTCTTTCCAGGGGTTTGTCCTCCAAGGTCTCTTTCAACTCTGGTATCCTGGGGCTCTGtgttcccattttttaaatttagtcttCAGTTCCCCTGGAGGGAAGACTGAATTATCATTGGCTCcacaattaattttcaaatacaaatgaGTATTTCTGCCTTTGATCAACCAATGatttaatgaaaaggaatgatCTTCTTGGCCATTATGTGTGAAAGATTGATCTGTTGCTTTGTGGCTTCAGAGTGCAGGATAAAGGCTGATGTTTGTCCAACTCTGAAACCTCTGAGAACTGTGATGGAAATGGCACATACTACACTTGGTCTACATATCTTGTATGTTTTACTATCCACAGAATGAATAATGGTCCTGTTTTAGGACACGAAGAAGAAGTTGGGAGAAGGACAACCTTCCGACTTTTTTATCCAGAATCTGTTTTTTCAGATCCCATTCACAATGACCCTAATACGACAGTGATTCTCACTGCTTTTAAGCCACATGATTTAAGGTGGCTGTTGGAATTGTTGATGGGTGACAAAATAGTAAGTAGGCAAAATTGTTCTGCCTTCAGATTACCTGTAgtgctttttttccttaaaaaacagaCAGCCACACTGTTCTATTCTCTATATTCTTACTTTCAGAACACTAATGGTTTTTGGAAGAAACCAGCCTTAAACCTGATTTATAAACCTTATCAAATCCGAATATTAGATCCTTTCATTATCAGAACAGCAGCTTATGAACTGCTTCATTTTCCAAAAGTGTTTCCCAAAAATCAGGTATGTATTTATCTCTGCATGGTTTCAAACTACCGATCTGGCTGAGGTAGGATAGAGGGTCCTGggaactctcaaaaaaaaaaaaaaaatctcatgagatGATTTGAGGGTCCTCTCTGAGTTAGTGAAAGTAGTTATCTGTGGATATTatctttatgtttttcatttatgttgcaaggaaatataattttaagttgggtttttttcctgCCCTTGTAGGGCCTTCCTGGGGTCTCTTTGCGCATGCTcaaacagtttttctttcataACTCTGTCCTCAGTGTTCTGCAGTGAGGAGAGTCTGACTGGGTGGGCTGATGGGCAGGCTTGTGCTCAGAGTAGCTGGCCTGGCTTCAGGACAAGTGCATGGCTTTGCAAGCTGAAAAGAACTGCCTGAGATGCCCTGATAAAAATATCACAGGAAAGCCAGAGGAAAGGTGAGGAAGGACAATAAAGTAGTCCAGAAACATTTCTGTGGTCAGAGGAAATGTTGGCACTGAATTCTCAAGAAATGGCAGTTACAGCCATATTGAAAGAGTTCTTGAAACTTCAAATTGAAATCTCATTGACTTTCACTCCTGTTTGCCTACTTTCCCTAGAAAACAATACTCTGGACCCATACGGTGGCAGATATATTTTTCCCTGGAAGCTTGAGTAACTGTATAACATGATACCTTGGTTGAAATgagttttttccccctttttaaagtagggaaaaatccaaagaaataaatatatatcatgtatttTCATGATGTATATTTAGCATGATAAAAATCGTGATTAAGAAATTCAAAAGTGTTATATGCTGAAAACAAATAAGTTAGTGTTGCacactgaaaataatattaaaaatcaaaaaggaagtcaccattcttttctcttccctctgtaACCCATGTAATCTCTCAAGCTTTTCTACCTTTTATGTGCTTCCAGACTATTTGCTATGCATTCATAAACACACACCCTTTTTGTTTGTTCAGTATAATTATGATTATACCATAggtattgttattttcttttttccctttatttaacTCTTCCCCTATTTATAGACACTCAGTTATAtccaacattttcttctctttaaataaTGTAGTAGTACATGTGTTTATAGGGGTTTTCTGCCCATTTGTCGCATTTCTGTAGGATAGACTGCTGGAAGTGGAATGCTCAAGTCAAAAAGCATCCATGTTTTGATTTTAAAGCTGACTTCCTAGTAATTTTGAGGGTAAAGGACAGCTTCTGAATGTGTGTTTTGTGACTTTTCAGTTCCTATCTTTCTAAGTGAAGTATGATCAGGTACATCTCttacttcttccttttaggtAATATCTTTAATTCCAAAAGCACAGGAAGACCCTGAACATACTTAGTGATAACATTAGAACGAACTGTAGCTATATCAAAGTCCCAGTAGGACATGGTGTCCCAGAAACCAAATGCGGTATTTCAAGAGAAGTCAGCCATATCGGATGCTGTCCAGAGGTTGAACGTAAATAATAAACCCTGGTTTTAGAAACGTGGAGGTCATATTGGTGATATATATTGacaacaagaaagaaggaaaaagcctGCTTAAATTAGGTTGAAGAGAACCTGGGACATGAGCAAGCAGCAACAAATCTTTAGTGGACTTTTTGCTAGAACAAGGATCAGAGAAATGAAGCAGTAGTTGGAAGATGATACAGGATTGAAGAAgcgtgttttgttcttttttggtcTGTGTATATGCTGAAGGGAGCGGTTCAGCAGAAAGAAACACTGATGATGAGGGGAGAAAGTAAGTAAGTACAGAAGTAAAATTGTTGAGAAGTGATATGGGATAAAATATAGACTAGTGAAAAGTTGCTGAAGTTACATCTCATCCATTATAGGAGAATAAGCACTGCAAATGTGAGTAAAGATACAGGTAGCATGGTAGATTTGGAGTTGGGATGATGACGTCACTCTTTTGACTGCTTTTGGttccttaaaaaaatagagattaaaTAGTCAAATTAGGAAGGAGAGTAGGGCTGTTGGAGGATACAAAGTTATAAATTCTCATCTTGGAGAGTAGGAATGGAAATTTACTAGTCAAACGTAACTGGATTGCTGGGCATACTTAATGCCTGTTTGAGAGTTGGGTCATAAGCATATTTTTCTGCTGCCCTATTCTGTTGCTGGGGTGTGGGTACAGGTTGACTGCAGTGCTTATTcctcttctaagagttttgtcAGGCGGTAATATAGGTTCTGTGAGTGATGGCTGCAGAAGAGCTGGTCTACATAAAGGAGTGGTTATGAAGACGGAtgaaggactctttttttttttttttttctgagacggagtctcgctctgtcgcccaggctggagtgcggtggcgcgatctcagctcactgcaagctccgcctcccgggttcccgccattctcctgcctcagcctcccgagtagctgggactacaggcacccgccaccacgcccggctgattttttgtattcttagtagagacggggtttcaccgtgttagccaggatggtctcgatctcctggccttgtgatccgcccgcctcggcctcccaaagtgctgggattacaggcgtgagtcaccgcgcccggccgaaggaCTCTTAAGATGTGAAGAAAGGAAGTAGAAGACATGAAAAGGggcaaggagaaggaaaaagtaatGGGATCACTGAGGCTGAATGACTCCTAGGTTACAGTGGTACACAGGATAAAGAAAAGTTTATGCTGAAGGCAGTTAACACTTTCAGACAAGTTTGCCTCCTGGAGTTGATTTGATTTGATTGTGCTTcttcgatttttttttcttttcctcaaaatcATACTAAGTCATATGTAATTTCAATGGGAACTATAAGAAACACTTTTTTGAAAGCGTTATATAAAAAGCTTAtgatatatcttattttttgctTTGAAGCCCATCTCAGTGAAAATTACAATTTCTGGAAGCCAAGACCCTCTTGTCAAATATCTGTCAGACTGGTTTTCAAGATATATGTAAGACAAGGAAAGAGGATGcttggtttttctttctaaaaaactAATGGTGCAGTTGAGATTGTGATATTGCTATGTATGcatttggaatatttattttctagtcaGATACTATTACAATTTGTCATTGAAGTGCTTGATTAGCCTTTCCCTAGAGTTAAATGGTGAGTATAAAATACAGCTATTCGAAGGCAAATTTATATGAAGTCTTTTATCATGATTCCATCCATTTGCAAATTAAGCTGTCCTTAAAATTCATACATGTTCAAAATTCCCAGGCTTTGCTTTTGCTGTAAGAAGCCTGACTCatcatgtttttgtattttttaaaacaatacagcAACATTCTCTTCCTTAAGCCTCACAGTATTCTTTCATTTGATAGTTGTCCTCTGGGCTAATACCgcaactatattttattttaaagacttcCCAAGATTTCAGTcacagtttatatattttttagagttAAGGTATATATGCATACTCTTTGGGGCTTGAGCCTTATATGAGagcttaattatttttctccttattaaaTGTTTAGAAATCCCTGTTTTATATGATTCGGCCAACTAAATATGCTTTGCAAACAAGTAGCTccttttgcttaaaaatttttttttcgttCCCTCCCCCAGAAACCTAAACACCCAACAACAGGAATTATTGCCATCACATTGGCATTTTACATATGTCACGAAGTTCACCTAGCTGGTTTTAAATACAACTTTTCTGACCTCAAGAGTCCTTTGCACTACTATGGGAATGCCACCATGTCTTTGATGAATAAGGTAATATACTTTAGGTAATATACATATGCTTTGGACTAATCCTTGAGGGATGGAAATCCCATATTTTCTCTTCTCACACTCATTACTGAGGGACCAGGTTTTGAGTGGTTGAGGGCTTGATGGGGATTACAGGGCTACCAAGGGCTGCAACTAGAACTCATGTACAGGATCATTTTACTACAGCATCAAATCCCAATTTATGGGCCTCATGGTTATTGCCAAGTGTCATCAAATCCATATAAGTATAGAACCTTACTTTAGATATTCTATCATATTTGCACTATGGAAATTCAGCCAACTTGCTATGTTTGAGATATTACAAATTCACCTTGCATTGCTATGCTTAATTATTCTCAGTTGTTTATAAGTAGACAAGATGATCTAGAATATTTTAACCCTACAAGAGAATCTTCATGGTCAAAAAGGTTACAAACCTTCATACTGGATCACACTTCTCTTGAATAGGGATTAATAGTGAggatttgtattttgtttctttctttaacaattttgctttaatttttttttttttttttttttgagagagtctcactgtttcgcccaggctggagtgtagtggcacaatctcagctcactgcaacctttgcctgcaggttcaagtgattctcctgcttcagtctccctagttgctgggataacaggcaccccctccaccacgcccggctaatttttttttctttttttgtatttttgtagagacgagtttttgccatgttggcccggctggtctcgaactcctggcctcatgtgatctgcccgccttagcttcccaaagtgctgggattacaggcatgagctgctgtgcctgacTAAGGATTTGTATTTTACTTGACTGGGAAGGAGTTTCCTAGTTTTCTAATTCTAATGTAAATGAGTAGTGCATCACAAGTGATAGGATTAAAATGTTATCTGTATActtttaatattgaaatattactTGATATAAAGTATAGGGATATATCTCATGAAATGAGTCCCCTTGAATCATCCCACTATAATATAAGCTGAGGAAGTGGCATAAATCAGGTTAGATTTTAGTATTGTCTTTTGTCCCTCATCCTCATCCTCTGTCCCCACCACGTAAGACAAGCACTTAAGTATTTCAAGAATTAGGTGCCCCAACAGACTTTGCATTAGGCTCATTTCTCCTCGGCCCTAAACTTTCCTGTAGCACTTGTGGTATTTCAAGTGTCACCTAAAAAGCAGAATATTAAAACAACTTCCTCAGGAAGAAAACTTAGATATTCATGTATAGAACAGTAATTTTTAACACATCTTAAACTGAACTAGGCATTATAAGTTTCTTATCtccaggctgatttttttgtttgttcttaaaCTGAGTTCTAGGGGCTTCTTCCATTAAAGTGAACAACTCAAAATTTTGGTCTCCAGATTTGTATTGTACCATGATTCGGTCTACCAGGGTTTGATATGAAGGAGCCTTACTTATGTGAGAGTTGAAGTGGAAAGAGTGGGCTGTAGGGAAAGCTTTTGCACAAGAACCAGCAAGGAAAGTAATTTAAAAGGCTATCAAAAGTTAAAAGTCCATGCAACTCGTTACTTAACATTCGAGTTCTTCATTcagaactttttaaatataaagtattcCATTGGTACTGCTAACACGTTGAGACTGGGAAAGATGGTAactgcatttttcttctttagaacgCGTATCACAATGTGACTGCAGAGCAGCTCTTTTTGAAGGACATTATAGAAAAAAACCTGGTAATCAACTTAACTCAAGACTGACTCTACAGACTCGGAAGATGATGCTAACagtgttagttttatttttgtactgcaatttttagtttaaaatatgttGGATGCACTCGtcaaataattatgtttattgtCTGTTGCTGCCTGGTGATTCATAACCACCAGCTTAATTTCTGTGAATACTGTATATTTAACTTATGAAAACCAAGAAAGGTTAAGATATCGGGAAAATAAGTTTTGAttgcattgtttttaaaataagctagTTTTCTGAGGTGTTTTTACATGTCTTTTTATAGTAACTTCATCTTAGATTTTTGAAGGGATATGACTTCCTACTAAGGATTTCGTTTACCACAA contains the following coding sequences:
- the ST3GAL6 gene encoding type 2 lactosamine alpha-2,3-sialyltransferase isoform X6, which produces MRGYLVAIFLSAVFLYYVLHCILWGTNVYWVAPVEMKRRNKIQPCLSKPAFASLLRFHQFHPFLCAADFRKIASLYGSDKFDLPYGMRTSAEYFRLALSKLQSCDLFDEFDKMNNGPVLGHEEEVGRRTTFRLFYPESVFSDPIHNDPNTTVILTAFKPHDLRWLLELLMGDKINTNGFWKKPALNLIYKPYQIRILDPFIIRTAAYELLHFPKVFPKNQKPKHPTTGIIAITLAFYICHEVHLAGFKYNFSDLKSPLHYYGNATMSLMNKNAYHNVTAEQLFLKDIIEKNLVINLTQD
- the ST3GAL6 gene encoding type 2 lactosamine alpha-2,3-sialyltransferase isoform X3, producing MTLDSVICRVPRIPREGSVEAAQVRCSCGVCCRCAPADVAGGVNSHVPLGVAPVEMKRRNKIQPCLSKPAFASLLRFHQFHPFLCAADFRKIASLYGSDKFDLPYGMRTSAEYFRLALSKLQSCDLFDEFDNIPCKKCVVVGNGGVLKNKTLGEKIDSYDVIIRMNNGPVLGHEEEVGRRTTFRLFYPESVFSDPIHNDPNTTVILTAFKPHDLRWLLELLMGDKINTNGFWKKPALNLIYKPYQIRILDPFIIRTAAYELLHFPKVFPKNQKPKHPTTGIIAITLAFYICHEVHLAGFKYNFSDLKSPLHYYGNATMSLMNKNAYHNVTAEQLFLKDIIEKNLVINLTQD
- the ST3GAL6 gene encoding type 2 lactosamine alpha-2,3-sialyltransferase isoform X5 — translated: MRGYLVAIFLSAVFLYYVLHCILWGTNVYWVAPVEMKRRNKIQPCLSKPAFASLLRFHQFHPFLCAADFRKIASLYGSDKFDLPYGMRTSAEYFRLALSKLQSCDLFDEFDNIPCKKCVVVGNGGVLKNKTLGEKIDSYDVIIRMNNGPVLGHEEEVGRRTTFRLFYPESVFSDPIHNDPNTTVILTAFKPHDLRWLLELLMGDKINTNGFWKKPALNLIYKPYQIRILDPFIIRTAAYELLHFPKVFPKNQKPKHPTTGIIAITLAFYICHEVHLAGFKYNFSDLKSPLHYYGNATMSLMNKNAYHNVTAEQLFLKDIIEKNLVINLTQD
- the ST3GAL6 gene encoding type 2 lactosamine alpha-2,3-sialyltransferase isoform X4, whose protein sequence is MPQAPRERQQPAGVSGADGLRAAAPQVAEPGAPLRSSLLGLGGSLSPAGFAAGLHCPGEPAMRGYLVAIFLSAVFLYYVLHCILWGTNVYWVAPVEMKRRNKIQPCLSKPAFASLLRFHQFHPFLCAADFRKIASLYGSDKFDLPYGMRTSAEYFRLALSKLQSCDLFDEFDNIPCKKCVVVGNGGVLKNKTLGEKIDSYDVIIRMNNGPVLGHEEEVGRRTTFRLFYPESVFSDPIHNDPNTTVILTAFKPHDLRWLLELLMGDKIKPKHPTTGIIAITLAFYICHEVHLAGFKYNFSDLKSPLHYYGNATMSLMNKNAYHNVTAEQLFLKDIIEKNLVINLTQD
- the ST3GAL6 gene encoding type 2 lactosamine alpha-2,3-sialyltransferase isoform X8, with protein sequence MRTSAEYFRLALSKLQSCDLFDEFDKMNNGPVLGHEEEVGRRTTFRLFYPESVFSDPIHNDPNTTVILTAFKPHDLRWLLELLMGDKINTNGFWKKPALNLIYKPYQIRILDPFIIRTAAYELLHFPKVFPKNQKPKHPTTGIIAITLAFYICHEVHLAGFKYNFSDLKSPLHYYGNATMSLMNKNAYHNVTAEQLFLKDIIEKNLVINLTQD
- the ST3GAL6 gene encoding type 2 lactosamine alpha-2,3-sialyltransferase isoform X1; the protein is MPQAPRERQQPAGVSGADGLRAAAPQVAEPGAPLRSSLLGLGGSLSPAGFAAGLHCPGEPAMRGYLVAIFLSAVFLYYVLHCILWGTNVYWVAPVEMKRRNKIQPCLSKPAFASLLRFHQFHPFLCAADFRKIASLYGSDKFDLPYGMRTSAEYFRLALSKLQSCDLFDEFDNIPCKKCVVVGNGGVLKNKTLGEKIDSYDVIIRMNNGPVLGHEEEVGRRTTFRLFYPESVFSDPIHNDPNTTVILTAFKPHDLRWLLELLMGDKINTNGFWKKPALNLIYKPYQIRILDPFIIRTAAYELLHFPKVFPKNQKPKHPTTGIIAITLAFYICHEVHLAGFKYNFSDLKSPLHYYGNATMSLMNKNAYHNVTAEQLFLKDIIEKNLVINLTQD
- the ST3GAL6 gene encoding type 2 lactosamine alpha-2,3-sialyltransferase isoform X2, whose product is MPQAPRERQQPAGVSGADGLRAAAPQVAEPGAPLRSSLLGLGGSLSPAGFAAGLHCPGEPAMRGYLVAIFLSAVFLYYVLHCILWGTNVYWVAPVEMKRRNKIQPCLSKPAFASLLRFHQFHPFLCAADFRKIASLYGSDKFDLPYGMRTSAEYFRLALSKLQSCDLFDEFDKMNNGPVLGHEEEVGRRTTFRLFYPESVFSDPIHNDPNTTVILTAFKPHDLRWLLELLMGDKINTNGFWKKPALNLIYKPYQIRILDPFIIRTAAYELLHFPKVFPKNQKPKHPTTGIIAITLAFYICHEVHLAGFKYNFSDLKSPLHYYGNATMSLMNKNAYHNVTAEQLFLKDIIEKNLVINLTQD
- the ST3GAL6 gene encoding type 2 lactosamine alpha-2,3-sialyltransferase isoform X7 translates to MRTSAEYFRLALSKLQSCDLFDEFDNIPCKKCVVVGNGGVLKNKTLGEKIDSYDVIIRMNNGPVLGHEEEVGRRTTFRLFYPESVFSDPIHNDPNTTVILTAFKPHDLRWLLELLMGDKINTNGFWKKPALNLIYKPYQIRILDPFIIRTAAYELLHFPKVFPKNQKPKHPTTGIIAITLAFYICHEVHLAGFKYNFSDLKSPLHYYGNATMSLMNKNAYHNVTAEQLFLKDIIEKNLVINLTQD
- the ST3GAL6 gene encoding type 2 lactosamine alpha-2,3-sialyltransferase isoform X9, with the protein product MNNGPVLGHEEEVGRRTTFRLFYPESVFSDPIHNDPNTTVILTAFKPHDLRWLLELLMGDKINTNGFWKKPALNLIYKPYQIRILDPFIIRTAAYELLHFPKVFPKNQKPKHPTTGIIAITLAFYICHEVHLAGFKYNFSDLKSPLHYYGNATMSLMNKNAYHNVTAEQLFLKDIIEKNLVINLTQD